In one window of uncultured Draconibacterium sp. DNA:
- a CDS encoding glucosamine-6-phosphate isomerase: MTVNFTKVEEAFFEETKSKKISTRIPYITTESFPKLGLLSALSFLEWASKTPNGVVSLPTGKTAQYFLDFTHLLLDNWNNKKGKDFLEKYGLADVKKPDLSELSFVQMGEFFPINPEQHNSLYNYAQKQYIEGLGFKKENALLINSEEIKLAEGKHYSEIFPDFKIDLSLRYREAKTHQEQLQKESIFNIDNWCTAYENKIREKGGIGFFLSGIGPDGLIAFNTRGSDHFSSTRLTETNFETQAITAADLGGIEVSKNRLVVTIGLGTLTFNPDNKAVVYAAGEAIADTIKASLEKEPSVTYPATALQKLKNARFYLTEGAAVALEDSIDSYYTCTPWNHQKTERAVIELCKKINKFGSKLDLEDLKADKYCRMIPDLNENTVQSVIDSILAKLQKGMQKEVNQVYYHTGPHHDDIMLGIMPSTNRQSRDASNELHFSVATSGFTAVTNTFLYDLLVDTKDLINQSKIEMINFPDFFKDGHKYKWDKDIYHYLDNIAAQDEEEKRRGVCHRVVRALVLIWGIKNEEELRETIFEILTSLRNTYDGGKNPPKIQKLKGMIREFEEELVWAHYGIMVKNVHHLRLGFYSGESNYDKDILPILEDFRKYKPTVISLAMDPQGSGPDTHYKVLMAIAKAVEDWSKEEDLSNLRIVGYRNVWFKYNPWDVEVIVPVSLNSLATLGKSFSECYITQVNASFPSYQLDGKFSDLTQRVWFDQHKQIQLLLGKNFFYQNESPLLRATHGVIYHRELTVEQFLEEAQKLGKAMENIL, from the coding sequence ATGACAGTCAATTTTACAAAGGTTGAAGAAGCATTTTTCGAAGAAACAAAGTCAAAGAAAATTTCGACTAGAATTCCTTATATCACTACAGAAAGTTTCCCAAAACTGGGGCTGCTTTCGGCATTAAGTTTTTTAGAGTGGGCAAGTAAAACTCCGAATGGAGTAGTAAGTTTACCAACAGGAAAAACAGCACAGTATTTTCTGGATTTTACCCACCTTTTACTTGATAACTGGAATAACAAGAAAGGAAAAGACTTTTTGGAGAAATATGGTTTAGCCGATGTAAAAAAGCCTGATCTGAGCGAACTCTCCTTTGTACAAATGGGTGAGTTTTTCCCTATTAACCCGGAGCAACACAACAGCCTTTACAACTACGCACAAAAGCAATATATTGAAGGTTTAGGCTTTAAAAAAGAAAATGCCCTGCTTATTAATTCAGAAGAAATTAAACTGGCAGAAGGCAAACATTATTCCGAGATCTTCCCGGATTTTAAGATCGACCTCTCGTTGCGTTACCGCGAAGCAAAAACACACCAGGAGCAATTGCAAAAAGAATCGATTTTTAATATCGATAACTGGTGTACAGCCTACGAAAATAAAATTCGTGAAAAAGGCGGAATCGGATTCTTTCTCAGCGGTATTGGCCCTGATGGACTGATCGCTTTCAATACACGTGGATCTGATCATTTTTCATCAACACGTTTAACCGAAACAAACTTTGAAACGCAAGCCATAACTGCGGCTGATTTGGGTGGAATTGAGGTATCGAAAAACCGCCTGGTTGTTACCATTGGTTTGGGTACACTTACATTTAATCCCGATAACAAAGCTGTCGTTTATGCAGCCGGTGAAGCCATTGCCGACACCATAAAAGCGTCGCTGGAAAAAGAACCTTCGGTAACATATCCTGCAACGGCACTGCAAAAACTCAAAAATGCCCGTTTTTACCTTACTGAAGGTGCAGCGGTTGCTCTTGAAGACAGCATTGATAGCTATTACACTTGCACACCATGGAACCACCAGAAAACAGAAAGAGCGGTAATTGAGCTCTGCAAAAAAATAAACAAGTTCGGTTCGAAACTGGATTTAGAAGACCTGAAAGCCGACAAATACTGTAGAATGATTCCTGATCTGAATGAAAACACAGTTCAGTCGGTTATTGATTCAATTTTGGCGAAACTGCAAAAAGGAATGCAAAAAGAGGTGAACCAGGTGTATTACCACACCGGTCCGCACCACGACGATATTATGCTTGGCATTATGCCATCAACTAACCGCCAGTCGCGCGATGCAAGCAATGAATTGCATTTTTCGGTAGCAACTTCGGGATTTACGGCGGTTACAAACACCTTTTTGTACGACCTGCTGGTTGACACCAAAGACCTGATCAACCAGAGCAAAATTGAAATGATCAACTTCCCCGACTTCTTTAAGGACGGGCACAAATACAAGTGGGACAAGGACATTTACCACTACCTCGACAACATTGCAGCACAGGATGAAGAAGAAAAACGCCGAGGAGTTTGCCATCGTGTGGTGCGTGCACTAGTTTTAATATGGGGAATTAAAAACGAAGAAGAACTTCGTGAAACGATTTTTGAGATTCTTACCAGCCTGAGAAATACTTACGATGGTGGAAAAAATCCACCGAAAATTCAGAAGCTGAAAGGAATGATCCGTGAGTTTGAAGAAGAACTGGTTTGGGCGCACTATGGTATTATGGTGAAAAATGTTCACCATCTGCGTTTGGGCTTTTACTCGGGCGAATCGAACTACGACAAAGACATCCTTCCAATTCTGGAAGACTTCAGAAAATACAAGCCAACAGTTATTAGTTTGGCAATGGATCCGCAGGGAAGCGGTCCCGATACGCACTACAAAGTGCTGATGGCAATTGCAAAAGCTGTTGAAGACTGGAGCAAAGAAGAAGACCTGAGCAATCTGCGAATTGTTGGCTACCGTAATGTGTGGTTTAAATACAACCCCTGGGATGTTGAAGTGATCGTTCCGGTATCGTTGAACTCGCTGGCCACACTGGGTAAATCATTCTCGGAGTGTTACATTACACAGGTTAATGCTTCGTTCCCGAGTTACCAGTTGGATGGAAAATTCAGCGACCTCACACAACGCGTTTGGTTCGATCAGCATAAACAAATACAGCTGCTGTTGGGTAAAAACTTCTTTTACCAAAACGAATCGCCGCTGCTTCGCGCTACTCACGGTGTAATTTACCACCGCGAACTAACGGTTGAGCAATTCCTTGAAGAAGCCCAGAAACTGGGAAAAGCAATGGAAAATATACTTTAA
- the nagB gene encoding glucosamine-6-phosphate deaminase, with the protein MKLVIHNNYDELSIWAANHIAERISDFEPSAEKPFVLGLPTGSTPLGTYKALIDLYKQGKVSFKNVVTFNMDEYVGIAEDHPESYHSFMFENFFKHIDIPKENINILDGNATDLDAECERYEAKIESYGGIELFMGGMGADGHLAFNIPGSSIQSRTRLVDLNYDTIVANSRFFDNDLKQVPKQALTVGVQTVLDSNEVLVLVNGYKKARALQNVVENGINHMWTLSALQMHPNGIIVCDEDATMELKVGTVKYFKESV; encoded by the coding sequence ATGAAACTAGTAATTCATAATAACTACGATGAACTAAGCATTTGGGCTGCCAACCATATTGCCGAAAGAATTAGCGACTTTGAACCATCGGCAGAAAAACCATTTGTGCTGGGTCTACCAACCGGATCAACGCCGCTGGGAACTTACAAAGCACTGATAGACTTATACAAACAAGGAAAAGTATCGTTTAAAAACGTGGTTACTTTTAACATGGACGAGTATGTTGGTATTGCTGAAGATCATCCGGAAAGCTATCACAGTTTTATGTTCGAGAACTTTTTTAAACACATCGATATTCCAAAGGAAAACATCAACATACTTGACGGAAACGCCACTGACCTTGACGCAGAATGCGAGCGTTACGAAGCCAAGATAGAATCGTACGGAGGCATTGAGTTGTTTATGGGCGGAATGGGCGCCGATGGTCACCTGGCATTTAATATTCCGGGATCGTCGATTCAGTCGCGCACCCGTTTGGTAGATCTGAATTACGACACGATAGTTGCCAACTCGCGTTTCTTCGATAACGATTTAAAGCAGGTACCAAAACAGGCTTTAACGGTTGGTGTGCAAACAGTACTCGACTCGAATGAAGTGTTGGTTTTGGTAAACGGATACAAAAAAGCCCGCGCACTGCAAAATGTAGTGGAAAACGGAATCAACCACATGTGGACATTATCGGCACTGCAAATGCACCCGAATGGTATAATTGTTTGCGACGAAGATGCGACAATGGAACTAAAAGTAGGAACGGTAAAGTATTTTAAAGAATCAGTTTAA